In Armatimonadota bacterium, one genomic interval encodes:
- a CDS encoding YbaK/EbsC family protein → MTCRERLEQLFRDQGVKYTVTTHPEVYTAQEVAAVEHVSGYAMAKTVAVFADGKLLLVVLPAPHRVALDKVQRALGAREVRLAREEEFGRIFTDCEVGAMPPFGSLYGVPVHVDRTLTRDPEIVFRAGTHRETMRVAYADFERLEKPQVGDYAASPSVPAP, encoded by the coding sequence ATGACCTGCCGAGAGCGTCTGGAGCAGCTCTTCCGCGACCAGGGCGTGAAGTATACCGTGACCACGCATCCCGAGGTCTACACAGCGCAGGAGGTGGCCGCGGTCGAGCACGTCAGCGGCTACGCCATGGCCAAAACGGTGGCGGTCTTCGCCGACGGGAAGCTCTTGCTGGTGGTGTTGCCCGCGCCCCACCGTGTGGCCCTGGACAAGGTGCAGCGGGCGCTGGGAGCCAGGGAGGTGCGGTTGGCCCGGGAGGAGGAGTTCGGTCGGATCTTCACCGACTGCGAGGTGGGGGCGATGCCTCCCTTCGGGTCGCTCTACGGCGTCCCGGTGCACGTGGACCGGACGCTGACCAGGGATCCGGAGATCGTCTTCCGCGCCGGCACGCACCGTGAGACCATGCGCGTGGCCTACGCCGACTTCGAGCGCCTGGAGAAGCCGCAGGTGGGGGACTACGCCGCCTCACCCTCGGTGCCGGCACCGTGA
- a CDS encoding HD-GYP domain-containing protein translates to MLRISSPAGARLSDLVSLILLTTPVAALVLLLRNPTLDPQVQVPGFHFAIVTLTALCGIWLAALILRAADRLGDPRTFFLGLSFLAVAGFFFIHGLLTPGVVVHYVSTGIGWAPPLGLLLGATFLALSSERPRPGRQSRWFRRRRQILLGLLLAWAGFLALAVTRPGLLANHPTSLSAYTAARAQKVPVPGYVAMPTTTRFMPHSGAPARASTAFPWISMSILGISAGLYLLTAWRYAGNYRLTRTPQQATVVAGVIMLTESQLSFFFASTWRISWWEYHILVLLGFGTILYGLLTGYRQQGGVTATLTSLMLDGSVQALERSYSEVLTALVAAVETRDPYTKGHSQKVARIATQIGEAMGLPPEALRVLYQAGLLHDVGKIGIPDAILSKPGRLSPEEYRLVRTHPFLSEDIVGRITSLRPTLGAIRWHHERLDGSGYPEGLRGERIPLEARILAVADVYDAMTSGRSYREAWSEAAVLAYLRQEAGRLFDPRCVAALHRVLHRRKEMGPAAAPAEAAVAGHS, encoded by the coding sequence ATGCTGAGGATTTCCTCGCCTGCGGGAGCGCGACTCTCCGACCTGGTCAGCCTGATCCTGCTGACCACACCGGTAGCGGCCTTGGTGCTACTGCTGCGCAATCCGACCCTCGACCCGCAGGTGCAGGTCCCCGGCTTCCACTTCGCCATCGTCACCCTCACCGCGCTGTGTGGCATCTGGCTCGCCGCCCTGATCCTGCGCGCCGCCGACCGCCTGGGCGACCCGCGCACCTTCTTCCTCGGGCTCTCCTTCCTGGCGGTGGCTGGGTTCTTCTTCATCCACGGGCTGCTGACCCCAGGGGTGGTCGTGCACTACGTCAGCACGGGTATCGGCTGGGCGCCGCCGCTGGGCCTACTGCTGGGGGCGACGTTCCTGGCGCTGTCCAGCGAGCGGCCGAGGCCGGGGCGACAGTCGCGCTGGTTCCGCAGGCGGCGGCAGATTCTGCTGGGGCTTCTGCTGGCGTGGGCCGGGTTCCTGGCGCTGGCGGTAACGCGCCCGGGACTGCTGGCCAACCACCCTACCTCCCTTTCCGCATACACGGCCGCGCGGGCGCAGAAGGTGCCGGTGCCAGGCTACGTCGCCATGCCGACGACCACCAGATTCATGCCCCACAGCGGCGCTCCGGCGAGGGCATCGACCGCCTTCCCCTGGATCTCCATGTCCATCCTCGGCATCTCCGCCGGGCTCTACCTGCTGACCGCCTGGCGCTACGCCGGTAACTACCGCCTGACCCGGACGCCGCAGCAGGCCACGGTGGTGGCCGGTGTGATCATGCTGACGGAGAGCCAGCTCTCGTTCTTCTTCGCCTCCACCTGGCGGATCAGCTGGTGGGAGTATCACATACTGGTGCTGCTGGGATTCGGCACGATCCTCTACGGGCTCCTCACCGGGTACCGGCAGCAGGGCGGGGTGACGGCGACGCTCACCAGCCTGATGCTCGACGGCTCGGTCCAGGCCCTGGAGCGCAGCTACAGTGAGGTCCTCACCGCTCTGGTCGCCGCCGTGGAGACCCGCGACCCCTACACCAAGGGGCACTCCCAGAAGGTGGCGCGGATTGCCACGCAGATCGGTGAGGCCATGGGCCTTCCCCCCGAGGCGCTGCGTGTCCTCTACCAGGCGGGCCTGTTGCACGATGTGGGAAAGATCGGGATCCCCGACGCCATCCTGAGTAAACCCGGCCGCCTCAGCCCCGAGGAGTACCGGCTGGTCAGAACCCACCCCTTCCTCTCAGAGGACATAGTCGGCCGCATCACTTCCCTGCGCCCGACGCTGGGAGCCATCCGCTGGCACCACGAGCGCCTGGACGGCTCCGGCTACCCGGAGGGGCTGCGCGGCGAGCGCATTCCCCTGGAAGCCCGCATCCTGGCCGTCGCCGACGTCTACGACGCCATGACGTCCGGCCGGTCGTACCGCGAAGCCTGGTCTGAGGCTGCCGTGCTGGCCTACCTCCGCCAGGAGGCCGGCCGGCTCTTCGACCCCCGCTGCGTGGCGGCGCTGCACCGGGTGCTGCATCGGCGGAAGGAGATGGGGCCGGCTGCCGCCCCGGCGGAGGCCGCGGTCGCAGGTCACAGCTAG
- a CDS encoding FAD-dependent oxidoreductase, translating into MYDVRRLWPPFLLAALVFSARPLPAAPPRTIAVDVLVVGSTPAGIAAAAAAARAGARVHLVEALPKMGGVITWAWLTTWDMNLTPDGAHLTRGIFWEYYRALGLSFDLEEAVNKLTWHIYRERLVGSTTNAPLVRVLSEQRRLVGAEFDDRDWQRPLTVRARQVIDATDDADLAAAAGVSYVLGRPGPGGVPWMQAAGLIFRVTGVQWQELAADLLRRKGAGAEPAAWGINGRAAWGYQPMMKRYRPTQPETMVLGLNLALQRDGSVLINSLQIFGVNGVDPASVEAGMARGRTELPPLVAFLRETIPGFAQAQLGGHAPMLYIRETRHIRGMYTLEVEDIFANRDFPDRIAVASYPIDIHPYVPGWVSPYAPVRHVYTIPLRALVPVEVDNLLVASRAFSATSEAAGSARVVPTTMALGQAAGVTAAVCARRGCTPREVVGSPGLLAEVQRTLRAQGATIGGEGTP; encoded by the coding sequence ATGTATGACGTGCGTCGCCTCTGGCCCCCCTTCCTGCTGGCCGCCCTGGTCTTTAGCGCCCGGCCGCTGCCGGCCGCCCCTCCCCGCACTATCGCCGTGGACGTCCTGGTCGTCGGCAGCACCCCCGCCGGCATCGCCGCCGCAGCGGCTGCGGCGCGGGCCGGCGCCCGCGTGCACCTGGTGGAAGCCCTGCCCAAGATGGGCGGGGTGATCACCTGGGCCTGGCTGACCACCTGGGACATGAACCTCACCCCCGACGGCGCCCACCTGACCCGGGGCATCTTCTGGGAGTACTACCGGGCGCTGGGGTTGAGCTTCGACCTGGAGGAAGCCGTGAACAAGCTCACCTGGCACATCTACCGCGAGCGGCTGGTGGGCTCCACGACCAACGCGCCGCTGGTGCGGGTGCTGAGCGAGCAGAGACGCCTGGTCGGCGCGGAGTTCGACGACCGGGACTGGCAGCGCCCGCTGACGGTCCGCGCGCGGCAGGTCATCGACGCCACCGACGACGCCGACCTGGCCGCAGCCGCCGGCGTCTCCTACGTGCTGGGGCGCCCCGGGCCGGGAGGTGTCCCCTGGATGCAGGCGGCCGGCCTGATCTTCCGCGTCACCGGCGTGCAGTGGCAGGAGCTGGCAGCCGATCTGCTGCGGAGAAAAGGCGCGGGAGCCGAACCGGCCGCCTGGGGCATCAACGGGCGGGCAGCCTGGGGCTACCAGCCGATGATGAAGCGCTACAGGCCCACCCAGCCGGAAACGATGGTGCTGGGGTTGAATCTGGCGCTGCAGCGTGACGGCAGTGTGCTGATCAACAGCCTGCAGATCTTCGGGGTGAACGGCGTCGACCCGGCGTCGGTGGAAGCGGGCATGGCCAGGGGACGGACGGAGCTGCCGCCGCTGGTGGCGTTCCTCCGGGAGACGATTCCCGGTTTCGCCCAGGCCCAGCTCGGAGGGCATGCGCCCATGCTTTACATCCGCGAGACCCGGCACATCCGGGGGATGTACACCCTGGAGGTGGAAGACATCTTCGCCAACCGGGACTTTCCCGACCGCATCGCAGTGGCTTCCTATCCCATCGACATTCACCCCTACGTCCCAGGGTGGGTCAGTCCATACGCGCCGGTGCGCCACGTCTACACCATCCCGTTGCGGGCCCTGGTGCCCGTGGAGGTGGACAACCTGCTGGTCGCTTCCCGTGCCTTCTCCGCCACCTCCGAGGCCGCGGGGTCGGCGCGGGTGGTGCCTACCACCATGGCCCTGGGCCAGGCCGCCGGGGTAACCGCCGCCGTATGCGCTCGGCGCGGGTGCACCCCCCGCGAGGTGGTCGGGTCTCCCGGTCTGCTGGCGGAGGTCCAGCGCACGCTGCGCGCGCAGGGCGCCACCATCGGGGGAGAGGGCACCCCCTGA
- a CDS encoding efflux RND transporter periplasmic adaptor subunit → MKRRWFWIVLVLGMLLAGGIAAGRVRAPRAAPVAPAEEEAIPVEVAPVQGATLERTVEVSGSLTSARMAEILPRRSGVVARVLVTEGARVRAGQPLVVLDATEAALRVRQAEAAVAAAQARVALLEAGARPQERAQAAWAVRQAESALEAAQTSLEHARVAAATAEVTLQRLEALLRDGAVSQAQVDQARLDHNRARAQVQAAQAQVLSAQAQLHSAQQQQSLVEAGPRPEEVQAARAQVAQARAVMAEARQALAEMTIRAPFAGRVAQVRVSPGDFAAAGEFRGQPVAVIYDDRALEAEVTIGEREAVLIRAGQQSILRPEVAAGREVQAVVKTVTPLAEPGSRAVAVRLRLVGEVPAGLLPGTFVRGRVVVERRVGVLTVPRAAVRSDGRTEVWVVRNGVVDPRPVTVGLAAAGRVEVTDGLRAGELVVVLGPDRLVPGAKVKVVQYRSR, encoded by the coding sequence GTGAAGCGTCGCTGGTTCTGGATCGTTCTGGTGCTGGGGATGCTGCTCGCTGGCGGAATCGCCGCCGGGCGGGTGCGCGCGCCCAGGGCGGCGCCGGTGGCGCCGGCGGAAGAGGAAGCCATCCCGGTGGAAGTCGCCCCGGTGCAAGGGGCCACCCTGGAGCGGACCGTGGAGGTAAGCGGGAGCCTGACCTCCGCGCGCATGGCCGAGATTCTCCCCCGCCGCTCCGGGGTCGTGGCCCGCGTCCTGGTCACCGAAGGCGCGCGGGTGCGTGCCGGGCAGCCGCTGGTGGTCCTGGACGCCACGGAGGCTGCGCTCCGGGTGCGACAGGCGGAGGCCGCGGTGGCAGCGGCCCAGGCCCGGGTGGCGCTCCTGGAGGCGGGTGCCCGCCCGCAGGAGCGGGCCCAGGCGGCCTGGGCGGTCCGCCAGGCCGAGAGCGCGCTGGAGGCGGCGCAGACGAGCCTGGAACACGCCCGGGTGGCGGCCGCCACCGCGGAGGTTACCCTGCAGCGCCTGGAGGCACTCCTGCGGGACGGTGCCGTCTCCCAGGCGCAGGTGGATCAGGCCCGGCTGGACCATAACCGCGCCCGCGCTCAGGTGCAGGCTGCGCAGGCCCAGGTGCTTTCGGCGCAGGCGCAGCTCCACAGCGCCCAGCAGCAGCAGAGCCTGGTGGAGGCAGGCCCTCGACCTGAGGAGGTGCAGGCGGCGCGGGCGCAGGTGGCCCAGGCCAGGGCGGTGATGGCGGAAGCCCGGCAGGCGCTGGCGGAGATGACCATCCGCGCGCCCTTCGCCGGGCGGGTGGCGCAGGTCAGGGTTTCACCGGGGGACTTTGCCGCCGCCGGGGAGTTCCGCGGCCAGCCGGTGGCTGTCATCTACGATGACAGGGCGCTGGAGGCGGAGGTCACCATCGGTGAACGGGAGGCTGTCCTGATCAGGGCCGGCCAGCAGAGCATCCTGCGGCCGGAGGTTGCTGCGGGCCGCGAGGTTCAGGCGGTGGTGAAGACGGTCACACCACTGGCGGAGCCCGGCAGCCGGGCGGTGGCGGTGCGGCTGCGGCTGGTGGGGGAAGTGCCGGCTGGGCTCCTCCCGGGGACCTTCGTCCGCGGGCGCGTGGTGGTGGAACGGCGGGTGGGGGTACTCACCGTACCCCGCGCCGCCGTCCGCAGCGACGGCCGCACCGAGGTCTGGGTGGTGCGGAACGGCGTCGTGGACCCCCGGCCGGTCACCGTGGGTCTGGCCGCGGCGGGCCGGGTGGAGGTCACCGATGGGCTGCGCGCAGGAGAGCTGGTGGTCGTCCTGGGACCGGATCGGCTCGTTCCCGGCGCGAAGGTGAAGGTCGTGCAGTACAGGAGCCGCTGA
- a CDS encoding metallophosphoesterase family protein, producing the protein MRVAIVSDVHANLEALEVVLADIRHRQCQHVVCLGDFVGYGPNPNECVERLSPLLQGRHVAGNHDWAAVGRLDVAFFNPYAREAIRWTQRVLHPAVRRYLEALPTQWSQEGALPFLAVHASPRDPVEEYVLDGATARESFRQRQFALCFIGHTHIPAVFLAVDDEVEARPFRAGEEVRLEAGVRYVINVGSVGQPRDGDPRASYAILDTAAGVVRLVRLEYPLERTQEKMLGEGLPPILAERLSVGR; encoded by the coding sequence ATGCGCGTCGCCATCGTCTCCGACGTGCACGCCAACCTGGAGGCGCTGGAGGTGGTGCTGGCCGACATCCGTCACCGCCAGTGCCAGCACGTGGTCTGCCTGGGCGACTTCGTCGGCTACGGACCCAACCCCAACGAGTGCGTCGAACGGCTCTCACCGCTGCTGCAGGGGCGGCACGTGGCCGGCAACCACGACTGGGCGGCGGTCGGCCGGCTGGACGTGGCGTTCTTCAACCCTTACGCGCGGGAGGCCATCCGCTGGACGCAGCGGGTGCTGCATCCGGCGGTGCGTCGCTACCTGGAGGCGCTGCCCACTCAGTGGTCGCAGGAGGGCGCCCTGCCGTTTCTGGCGGTGCACGCCAGCCCCCGCGACCCCGTCGAGGAGTACGTGCTGGATGGTGCCACGGCCCGGGAGAGTTTCCGCCAGCGCCAGTTCGCCCTTTGCTTCATCGGCCACACGCACATCCCCGCCGTCTTCCTGGCTGTGGACGACGAGGTGGAAGCGCGACCGTTCCGCGCCGGGGAGGAGGTCCGGCTGGAGGCGGGGGTGCGCTACGTGATCAACGTGGGCAGTGTGGGCCAACCGCGAGACGGCGACCCCCGGGCCTCCTACGCCATCCTGGATACTGCGGCCGGGGTGGTGCGTCTGGTCCGGCTGGAGTACCCGCTGGAGCGGACGCAGGAAAAGATGCTGGGCGAGGGACTCCCCCCCATCCTTGCCGAACGACTGAGCGTGGGGCGGTGA
- a CDS encoding efflux RND transporter permease subunit, protein MSLSGLAVRRPVLVLVLVAALLVLGGIAYSRLPVELMPNVQFPFVTVTVAYPGAGPEEVETLITKPLEEQLSSLERVRTLRSISQEGLAVVAIEFALETNIDTAVADVRQRADLVRGRFPRDAEDPVVQRFNFSALPVMLLGVSGPDPLVLRRLAEEVIKPTLERVPGVAAVTVSGGLQRQIRIEVSQDRLRAEGLTVAHLEDALRQANLNVPSGRIREGDEEFLVRVVGQFATTEEIEGLPLRRSDGSTVPLRAVADVRDTSREPEQFTRLNGRDSVGVSIQKQSGANTVAVAEGVRRAVAALQPQLPAGVRIAVARDDSLFIKDSVADVQGNLILGSVLAMLVVFLFLHNLRSTVIIGLALPAAIVATYVPMYFFGFSINVLSLLALAIAIGLLIDNAIVVNENITRHLEMGQTPEEAARRGAREVELAVMASNLANVAVFIPIAFTRGLVGQFFRQFGLTVVFANLFSILIGFTLTPMLSARWLRRSRPGEGRFSRAVAAWDHFFERLSLRYSGWLAWGLGHRGLVLAVAAVLFVGSLGLVASPLIGKEFFPAGDFGQFQITVTMPPGSSLRQTDRATRRIEALLSAMPEVENHFALVGGVEGVFAFSSVGSQQAQLFVNLVDRSQRRSVDEIMAEVRQRTREIPGATIKVGTQGITGGEAPVQVEIRGPDARVLQRLARQVEQIVSETPGTTNVDTNLAAGKREVQVLLDRERLARLGLSVAQVGLQVRSAIAGVEATRYRSGGDEVDIVVRSQEEDRNAVDALANLHIGTVGGAPIRLGDVATLEARRAPAAIERKDRQRLALVSASLQGRPLSAVVGDIQARLGQVALPPGYTATFGGEAQLQTETFGDMLFALALGSLFVFMTIAVQFDSLAIPAIIMASVPLASVGTFLMLLVTRTTVSLMSLLGIIMLAGIVVNNAILLVEFIVQRRREGVPRQQAIAEAARTRLRPILMTALVSIMGGLPVALGLGSSGAEWRRPLGIAVLGGMTTSTFLTLLVIPVVYTLLDDLLSRRRAEVLQPAGVPRPAPVAGASNGPDAADRGDAL, encoded by the coding sequence ATGTCGCTTTCCGGTCTGGCCGTCCGCCGTCCGGTCCTGGTCCTGGTGCTGGTCGCCGCCCTGCTGGTCCTGGGCGGGATCGCCTACAGCCGGCTGCCGGTGGAGCTGATGCCCAACGTGCAGTTCCCCTTTGTTACCGTGACCGTGGCCTACCCCGGCGCGGGTCCCGAAGAGGTGGAGACCCTGATCACCAAGCCCCTGGAGGAGCAGCTGAGCTCACTGGAAAGGGTGCGCACGCTGCGCTCCATCTCGCAGGAGGGCCTGGCGGTGGTGGCCATCGAGTTTGCCCTGGAGACCAACATCGACACGGCCGTGGCCGACGTGCGGCAGCGGGCAGACCTGGTGCGAGGCCGCTTCCCCCGCGACGCGGAAGACCCGGTGGTGCAGCGATTTAACTTCAGCGCCCTCCCGGTGATGCTCCTGGGCGTGAGCGGTCCGGACCCCCTGGTCCTGCGCCGGCTGGCGGAGGAGGTGATCAAGCCTACCCTGGAGCGGGTGCCGGGAGTGGCCGCGGTGACGGTCTCCGGCGGGCTGCAGCGGCAGATCCGCATCGAGGTCTCGCAGGACCGCCTGCGGGCCGAAGGGCTGACCGTAGCCCACCTGGAGGACGCTTTGCGCCAGGCCAACCTGAACGTCCCCTCCGGCCGGATCCGGGAAGGGGACGAGGAGTTCCTGGTGCGCGTGGTGGGACAGTTCGCCACGACGGAGGAGATCGAGGGGTTGCCCCTGCGCCGATCTGACGGCTCCACTGTCCCGCTGCGGGCCGTGGCCGACGTGCGGGATACCAGCAGGGAGCCGGAGCAGTTCACCCGCCTGAACGGCAGAGACAGCGTGGGTGTCTCCATCCAGAAGCAGTCCGGGGCCAACACGGTGGCAGTGGCCGAAGGGGTCCGCCGGGCGGTGGCCGCGCTGCAGCCCCAGCTGCCCGCCGGCGTGCGCATCGCCGTCGCCCGCGACGACTCCCTCTTCATCAAGGACTCTGTGGCAGACGTGCAGGGGAACCTGATCCTGGGCTCGGTGCTGGCCATGCTGGTGGTCTTCCTCTTCCTGCACAACCTGCGCAGCACGGTGATCATCGGTCTGGCCCTGCCGGCGGCCATTGTGGCCACCTACGTGCCCATGTACTTCTTCGGCTTCTCCATCAACGTGCTTTCGCTACTGGCCCTGGCCATCGCCATTGGTCTGCTCATCGACAACGCCATCGTGGTCAACGAGAACATCACCCGCCATCTGGAGATGGGTCAGACGCCGGAGGAGGCGGCCCGCCGCGGCGCCCGGGAGGTGGAGCTGGCGGTCATGGCCAGTAACCTGGCCAACGTCGCCGTTTTCATCCCCATCGCCTTCACCCGCGGCCTGGTGGGACAGTTCTTCCGGCAGTTCGGGCTGACCGTGGTCTTCGCCAACCTCTTCAGCATCCTCATCGGCTTCACCCTGACCCCGATGCTCTCCGCGCGCTGGCTGCGGCGCAGCCGCCCGGGAGAGGGACGCTTCTCCCGGGCCGTGGCCGCCTGGGACCACTTCTTCGAGCGGTTGAGCCTGCGCTACAGCGGCTGGCTGGCCTGGGGCCTGGGCCACCGCGGACTGGTCCTGGCGGTGGCCGCCGTGCTGTTCGTGGGCAGCCTGGGCCTGGTGGCCTCGCCGCTCATTGGCAAGGAGTTCTTCCCGGCCGGGGACTTCGGCCAGTTCCAGATTACCGTGACCATGCCGCCGGGAAGCTCGCTGCGCCAGACCGACCGGGCGACGCGGCGCATCGAGGCGCTCCTCTCCGCCATGCCTGAGGTGGAGAACCACTTCGCCCTGGTGGGCGGTGTGGAGGGGGTCTTCGCCTTCAGCAGCGTGGGCAGCCAGCAGGCGCAGCTCTTCGTCAACCTGGTGGACCGCAGCCAGCGGCGCTCTGTGGACGAGATCATGGCGGAGGTACGGCAGCGCACCAGGGAGATCCCGGGGGCCACCATTAAGGTAGGGACGCAGGGCATTACCGGCGGCGAGGCTCCGGTGCAGGTGGAGATCCGTGGGCCCGATGCCCGGGTGTTGCAGCGGCTGGCCCGACAGGTGGAGCAGATCGTCAGCGAAACCCCGGGGACCACCAACGTGGACACCAACCTGGCCGCGGGTAAGCGGGAGGTCCAGGTCCTGCTGGACAGGGAGCGGCTGGCCCGGCTGGGCCTGAGCGTCGCCCAGGTGGGCCTCCAGGTGCGCTCGGCCATCGCCGGGGTGGAGGCCACCCGTTACCGGTCCGGCGGCGATGAGGTGGACATCGTCGTGCGGTCGCAGGAGGAGGATCGCAACGCGGTGGATGCGCTGGCTAACCTGCACATCGGTACGGTGGGCGGGGCGCCCATCCGTCTGGGTGATGTGGCCACGCTGGAGGCCCGGCGTGCCCCGGCGGCCATCGAGCGCAAGGACCGGCAACGGCTGGCGCTGGTCAGCGCCTCGCTGCAGGGACGCCCCCTCTCCGCCGTGGTCGGGGACATCCAGGCCCGGCTGGGCCAGGTGGCCCTGCCGCCCGGCTACACCGCCACCTTTGGGGGCGAGGCCCAGCTCCAGACGGAGACCTTCGGCGACATGCTCTTCGCCCTGGCCCTGGGCTCGTTGTTCGTCTTCATGACCATCGCGGTGCAGTTCGACTCCCTGGCCATCCCCGCCATCATCATGGCCAGCGTGCCGCTGGCCTCCGTGGGCACCTTCCTCATGCTGCTGGTCACCCGTACCACTGTCAGCCTCATGTCGCTGCTGGGGATCATCATGCTGGCAGGCATCGTGGTGAACAACGCCATCCTGCTGGTGGAGTTCATCGTGCAGCGGCGCAGGGAGGGCGTCCCCCGACAGCAGGCCATCGCCGAGGCTGCTCGCACCCGGCTGCGGCCCATTCTGATGACGGCGCTGGTCTCCATCATGGGCGGGCTGCCGGTGGCCCTGGGCCTGGGCAGCAGCGGGGCTGAGTGGCGGCGGCCCCTGGGGATAGCCGTCCTGGGGGGGATGACCACCTCCACCTTCCTCACCCTGCTGGTCATCCCGGTGGTCTACACCCTCCTGGACGACCTCCTCTCCCGCCGCCGGGCGGAGGTGCTCCAGCCTGCGGGAGTCCCCCGTCCCGCGCCGGTGGCCGGGGCGAGCAACGGCCCCGACGCCGCGGATCGGGGCGACGCGCTATAA
- a CDS encoding DinB family protein yields MREMLQVSPLLGYEPEVGRWLWAMQEVRRRTVGLVQGLDLQQNFPSRVAAWFPFEMADATGRLTRVLSVPLAEHLSRLERSRAIFLEVFRGLSLAEWRRPRSPANVDYAVTPEWVVFHLLEHEAGHAFQISTMKSRAARSFGG; encoded by the coding sequence ATGCGAGAGATGCTGCAGGTCTCGCCTCTACTGGGGTACGAGCCTGAAGTCGGGCGCTGGCTGTGGGCGATGCAGGAGGTTCGCCGCAGGACTGTCGGATTGGTGCAAGGGCTGGACCTGCAGCAGAACTTTCCTTCCCGTGTCGCGGCGTGGTTTCCATTTGAAATGGCTGATGCCACAGGCCGGTTGACTCGGGTCCTGTCTGTTCCGCTGGCCGAACACCTCTCCCGCCTGGAGCGCAGTCGAGCCATCTTTCTTGAGGTCTTCCGCGGACTCTCCCTCGCGGAGTGGAGGCGCCCGCGCAGCCCCGCCAACGTTGACTACGCAGTGACGCCGGAGTGGGTGGTCTTTCACCTCTTGGAGCACGAGGCCGGGCATGCTTTCCAGATCAGCACGATGAAATCGCGCGCCGCGCGGTCCTTCGGGGGATAA
- a CDS encoding HU family DNA-binding protein, whose product MAKPMTKAKIADYLAGKLDVSKKQANMFLDELARLAYREAKNSFTIPGIGKLVLVNRKARMGRNPRTGEPIRIPARRVVRFRVAKAAKDAILGGR is encoded by the coding sequence ATGGCGAAGCCCATGACGAAGGCCAAGATCGCCGACTACCTGGCAGGCAAGCTGGACGTCTCCAAGAAGCAGGCCAACATGTTCCTGGACGAGCTGGCCCGGCTGGCCTACCGCGAAGCCAAGAACTCCTTCACCATCCCCGGGATCGGCAAGCTGGTCCTGGTCAACCGCAAGGCGCGGATGGGGCGCAACCCCCGCACCGGTGAGCCCATCCGCATCCCCGCCCGTCGCGTGGTCCGCTTCCGCGTGGCCAAGGCGGCCAAGGACGCCATCCTGGGCGGCCGGTAG
- a CDS encoding TetR/AcrR family transcriptional regulator: MPRSLLSPSARPAILAAARRLFAQRGFAGTSMREIALAAGVSKAAIYHHFRDKRHLYRELLDAGIAALTAAMRRIPREGPARVRLARILLLHLEFAREHVDLLRMLVREQWRAGERRPVSAAIARHRREEMALFAAVLQQGIAGGEFKPVDPVLSAQALCVVTDILSAGYVLASPPVTAAEVARNVMDVLLNGLAATPLLPDELAGLFSARATFSAKERLS, translated from the coding sequence ATGCCGCGTTCCCTCCTCTCTCCCTCTGCCCGTCCGGCCATTCTGGCCGCGGCGCGTCGCCTCTTTGCGCAGCGGGGATTCGCCGGGACCTCCATGCGGGAGATCGCCCTGGCGGCGGGGGTCTCCAAAGCGGCCATCTACCATCATTTCCGGGACAAGCGCCACCTTTACCGGGAGCTGCTGGATGCAGGGATCGCCGCCCTGACGGCCGCCATGCGGCGCATCCCCCGGGAAGGACCGGCCAGAGTGCGGCTGGCACGCATCCTTCTGCTCCACCTGGAGTTCGCCCGGGAGCACGTCGACCTGCTGCGCATGCTGGTGCGGGAGCAGTGGCGGGCGGGGGAGCGACGGCCGGTCAGTGCCGCCATTGCCCGGCACCGCCGGGAGGAGATGGCCCTCTTCGCCGCCGTGCTGCAGCAGGGGATCGCCGGCGGGGAGTTCAAGCCGGTGGACCCGGTCCTTTCCGCGCAGGCGCTGTGCGTGGTGACCGACATCCTCAGCGCCGGCTACGTGCTGGCATCGCCGCCGGTGACGGCTGCGGAGGTGGCGCGAAACGTCATGGATGTGCTGTTAAACGGCCTGGCAGCTACGCCGCTGCTGCCCGACGAGCTCGCCGGGCTCTTTTCAGCAAGGGCAACCTTTTCAGCAAAGGAGAGGCTGTCGTGA